The Bacteroidales bacterium genome window below encodes:
- a CDS encoding S8 family serine peptidase → MKRSILFFLLLLFTFSAMAQTGKYWVFLKNKKNVTFDPYSYFDKKTIERRIAYNIPLLDSTDFPLNEEYVNTIVVQVDSVSQCSRWFNAMAVYANEQQIEKIKSFSFVKEVEPMMMMCNVAEKNTADWDTIIKPEQMELMEKQLTLMGGDKFEKAGIDGKGIRIAIFDGGFPTVNTSPVFEHIRKDGRILKTWDFTKNKEFVYSYISHGTSVMSCIAGMVNGKKIGLATGAEFILARTEVQSEPFSEEENWLAAVEWADKNGADIINSSLGYTYHRYFQNQMDGKTSLVSRAGNLAAKKGMLVVNAAGNDGDNDWKVVGTPADADSVLSVGGIDAWTKYHISYSSFGPTTDKRMKPNVCAVAHVIVAGKNGLNASDGTSFASPLIAGFAACAWQKARSLSNMQLFNQIEKSANLYPYFDYAHGYGVPQASYFTDTTITFKERTFTFDVESNEVNVNIKNFSYENNDDNLLYYNIQKDDGVLLEYNVLNVSQEKVFSVKISDYKKGYKLNVHYNGYTDSYSF, encoded by the coding sequence ATGAAGCGAAGTATTTTATTTTTTTTATTGTTGCTTTTTACATTTTCTGCAATGGCACAAACCGGGAAATATTGGGTTTTCCTGAAGAATAAGAAAAATGTTACATTCGACCCTTATTCATATTTTGATAAAAAAACTATTGAGAGAAGAATAGCATACAATATTCCTTTGCTTGATTCTACTGATTTTCCGTTGAATGAAGAATATGTAAATACAATAGTAGTGCAGGTTGATTCGGTTTCGCAGTGCAGCCGTTGGTTCAACGCTATGGCGGTATACGCTAATGAACAACAAATTGAAAAAATAAAATCATTTTCTTTTGTGAAAGAAGTTGAACCGATGATGATGATGTGTAATGTTGCCGAAAAAAATACTGCTGACTGGGACACTATAATAAAACCGGAGCAAATGGAATTAATGGAAAAACAATTGACATTGATGGGTGGTGATAAATTTGAGAAAGCAGGAATTGATGGTAAAGGAATTCGTATTGCCATTTTCGATGGAGGATTCCCTACAGTGAATACCAGCCCAGTTTTTGAACATATCCGTAAAGACGGAAGAATTTTAAAAACATGGGATTTTACAAAAAATAAAGAATTTGTTTATAGTTATATTTCGCACGGAACCTCTGTAATGTCGTGTATTGCAGGAATGGTTAATGGGAAAAAAATTGGCCTTGCTACCGGCGCTGAGTTTATACTGGCACGCACCGAAGTTCAAAGCGAGCCATTCTCGGAAGAAGAAAACTGGCTTGCTGCCGTGGAATGGGCTGATAAGAATGGTGCAGATATTATAAACAGTTCGTTAGGATACACCTATCATCGTTATTTCCAAAACCAGATGGACGGGAAAACAAGCCTCGTTTCACGCGCAGGGAACCTTGCTGCAAAAAAAGGAATGTTAGTTGTTAATGCTGCTGGCAATGATGGTGATAATGACTGGAAAGTTGTTGGTACACCTGCTGATGCCGATAGTGTTCTGTCGGTAGGTGGAATTGATGCATGGACAAAATATCATATTTCATATAGTTCTTTTGGTCCCACTACTGATAAAAGAATGAAACCAAATGTTTGTGCAGTGGCGCATGTTATTGTTGCAGGAAAAAACGGGTTGAATGCATCCGACGGTACATCATTTGCCAGTCCGCTGATAGCAGGATTTGCGGCATGTGCATGGCAGAAAGCACGCAGCCTTTCAAATATGCAACTGTTTAATCAAATTGAAAAATCAGCAAACCTTTATCCTTACTTTGATTATGCACATGGTTATGGAGTGCCGCAGGCATCATACTTTACAGATACTACAATAACATTTAAAGAACGTACATTTACTTTTGATGTTGAAAGTAATGAGGTAAATGTAAATATCAAAAATTTTTCTTACGAGAATAATGATGATAATTTACTTTATTATAATATTCAGAAAGATGATGGTGTGCTTCTGGAATACAATGTACTTAATGTTTCGCAGGAAAAAGTTTTCAGCGTAAAAATATCTGATTACAAAAAAGGGTATAAACTCAATGTGCATTATAATGGTTACACAGATTCATATTCATTTTAA
- a CDS encoding phosphatase PAP2 family protein — protein sequence MLDRIINIDKELLLFFNGMHNSFADIMMYWISDKFIWIPFYVFLLYKIIRIYKLRTIDVIIGIAILITASDQISVHCFKDVFQRLRPCQDPSMQGLVHLVNGECGGLYSFVSSHAANTFALAFFLISVLGKKIRWITSVMIIWATVVSFSRVYLGVHYPFDVLCGAILGMIIGLLIGKIFNWYFRKFVLKETRINAD from the coding sequence ATGCTCGATAGAATAATTAATATAGATAAAGAATTGTTGCTTTTCTTTAACGGCATGCATAACTCTTTTGCCGATATTATGATGTATTGGATTAGCGATAAATTTATCTGGATTCCTTTTTATGTTTTTCTTTTATATAAAATTATCAGGATTTATAAATTGAGAACGATTGATGTTATTATAGGTATTGCTATACTGATTACAGCAAGCGATCAGATTTCGGTTCATTGCTTTAAAGATGTGTTTCAACGTTTGCGTCCTTGCCAGGATCCATCAATGCAAGGGCTTGTTCATTTGGTAAATGGCGAATGCGGAGGCTTATACAGTTTTGTTTCATCGCATGCTGCAAATACTTTTGCATTAGCATTTTTCTTAATCAGTGTTCTGGGAAAAAAAATAAGATGGATTACTTCGGTAATGATTATTTGGGCAACTGTAGTTTCATTTTCGCGTGTGTATCTTGGGGTACATTATCCGTTTGATGTTTTGTGCGGAGCAATATTAGGAATGATAATAGGTTTGCTTATCGGAAAAATTTTCAATTGGTATTTTCGAAAATTTGTTTTGAAGGAGACGCGGATTAACGCGGATTAA
- a CDS encoding NAD(P)/FAD-dependent oxidoreductase, whose protein sequence is MNINVPSSALPRVVVIGGGFAGLSLIKHVDQNEFQVVLLDRNNYHTFQPLLYEVATSGLEVGSIAYPLRRYIKHFKNVFFRMAEVNKIDAEKKELCTSIGCIRYDYLVIATGSESNFFGNKLLEQKSMQMKNIPQALDIRSILLQNFEEATHIEDLEKRKAYMTFVIAGGGPTGVEMAGALAELKKHVLAKDYPELNISNMEIYLLEGSNRLLGVMSEQASKKAYDYLSRMGVEIWLNTFLKNFDGEKVYTNDGREINAKILLWSAGVKGATIQGLPGSTIIHGNRYHINSYNQIEGFENIFVAGDVAAFISNTTPKGHPMVASVAMQQGKLIAKNLLKLKRKEPLIEFKYFDKGSMATIGRNKAVADIGKIKFQGMLAWLIWLFIHLMAIIGFRNKVFTFFDWFWNYISYDRTLRLIIRPFKGKE, encoded by the coding sequence ATGAATATTAATGTACCATCATCAGCGCTACCCAGGGTTGTAGTAATTGGCGGCGGTTTCGCAGGATTGTCGCTGATAAAACATGTTGACCAAAACGAATTTCAGGTAGTTCTTCTCGACAGAAATAATTATCATACATTTCAACCATTGCTGTATGAGGTTGCTACAAGCGGGCTTGAAGTCGGCTCTATTGCTTACCCGTTAAGAAGATATATTAAACATTTTAAAAATGTTTTTTTCCGCATGGCTGAAGTAAACAAGATTGATGCGGAAAAAAAAGAACTATGCACATCAATAGGATGCATTCGCTACGATTATTTAGTAATTGCAACCGGCAGCGAAAGTAATTTTTTCGGAAACAAATTACTTGAACAGAAATCGATGCAAATGAAGAATATCCCGCAGGCACTTGATATTCGCAGCATACTTCTACAAAACTTCGAAGAAGCAACACACATTGAAGACCTTGAAAAGCGTAAGGCATACATGACTTTTGTAATAGCCGGTGGTGGCCCGACAGGAGTTGAAATGGCCGGTGCACTTGCAGAATTAAAAAAACATGTGCTGGCAAAAGATTATCCTGAACTGAATATTTCAAACATGGAAATTTATTTACTTGAAGGAAGCAACAGGCTTTTGGGAGTAATGTCAGAACAGGCTTCAAAAAAAGCATACGACTATCTTTCCCGCATGGGAGTTGAAATATGGCTGAATACTTTTTTGAAAAATTTTGATGGTGAAAAAGTTTATACTAATGATGGAAGAGAAATCAATGCGAAAATACTTTTATGGTCAGCCGGCGTGAAAGGCGCTACAATACAGGGGTTACCAGGAAGTACCATTATTCACGGAAATCGTTACCATATAAATTCATATAATCAAATTGAAGGATTTGAAAATATTTTCGTGGCAGGCGATGTAGCTGCATTCATTTCGAACACAACACCCAAAGGACATCCTATGGTCGCATCAGTAGCAATGCAACAAGGCAAACTGATTGCAAAAAATCTATTAAAATTAAAAAGAAAAGAACCTTTAATTGAATTCAAATATTTTGATAAAGGCTCAATGGCTACAATAGGCAGAAATAAAGCTGTTGCCGATATAGGAAAAATAAAATTCCAGGGAATGCTTGCCTGGCTCATTTGGCTTTTCATACACCTGATGGCAATCATTGGGTTCAGGAATAAAGTTTTTACATTTTTCGACTGGTTCTGGAATTACATAAGTTACGACCGCACACTACGACTGATTATAAGACCATTTAAGGGAAAAGAATAG
- a CDS encoding pyridoxamine 5'-phosphate oxidase family protein, translating to MPKKRRIITKQWEMDDIISKCECCHVAMVDENNMPYVLPFNFGYKDKCIYLHSGQAGRKIDILKKNNRVCVAFSNGYKLSCQSENVACSYIMSYKSVICYGKVVFIEDIDKKIEAMNIIMQQYVKKDFTYSEPAIKNVFLFKVEIDEMTAKEFGNLS from the coding sequence ATGCCGAAAAAAAGAAGAATCATTACCAAACAATGGGAAATGGACGACATCATAAGCAAATGCGAATGCTGTCATGTTGCAATGGTTGATGAAAATAATATGCCTTATGTTTTACCATTTAATTTTGGTTATAAAGACAAATGCATTTACCTGCATTCAGGGCAAGCCGGAAGAAAAATTGATATACTCAAAAAAAATAATCGTGTATGTGTTGCATTCAGTAATGGTTATAAACTAAGTTGTCAGAGTGAAAACGTAGCATGCAGTTACATCATGAGCTATAAAAGTGTTATCTGTTACGGCAAAGTAGTGTTTATTGAAGATATTGATAAGAAAATCGAAGCCATGAATATCATCATGCAGCAATATGTAAAAAAAGATTTCACATATTCGGAACCGGCAATAAAAAATGTTTTTCTTTTCAAAGTTGAAATTGACGAAATGACTGCAAAAGAATTCGGAAATTTAAGTTAA
- a CDS encoding T9SS type A sorting domain-containing protein, producing MRKLIIFLFALNIHTIYAQLPCDNYCLNFDDTLCMCRLTIDTINYSQNIWQIGKTQKQIIDTAYPSRTIITDTINPYPINNHSVFIIKNTATFGDIYGCKMFQGKFYCETDSLKDFGKIEFSPDNGTTWIDLINDSVYNASITWFSQKPVLTGRSGGCKYFDVVLADNGSVFNVNIGDTLLYRFTFISDSIDNNLNGLMFDDLCIQDFVEGISETHFSPVKSKIYPNPSKDFITIGFDNPNAEPFQLAIYDIHSRIQLYINNITENKITINIQQFKPGIYIYKLTNLKAKKRSWGKFITYK from the coding sequence ATGAGAAAACTAATTATTTTTTTATTTGCATTAAATATTCACACAATATATGCTCAATTACCTTGCGATAATTATTGTTTGAATTTTGATGATACTTTATGCATGTGTCGTTTAACAATTGATACCATTAATTATTCTCAAAATATCTGGCAAATTGGAAAAACTCAAAAACAAATCATCGATACTGCATACCCGTCCCGTACTATAATTACAGATACAATTAATCCATATCCAATAAATAATCATTCTGTTTTTATTATAAAAAACACGGCAACATTTGGCGATATCTACGGATGTAAAATGTTTCAGGGGAAATTTTATTGCGAAACCGATTCATTAAAAGATTTTGGAAAAATAGAATTTTCACCTGATAATGGAACAACATGGATAGATTTGATTAATGATAGTGTTTATAATGCTAGCATAACATGGTTCTCTCAAAAGCCTGTCCTTACGGGACGTTCAGGAGGATGTAAATATTTTGATGTTGTACTGGCAGATAATGGTTCCGTATTCAATGTTAATATTGGTGATACATTATTATATCGCTTTACTTTTATAAGTGATAGTATTGATAATAATCTTAATGGTTTAATGTTCGATGATTTATGTATTCAGGATTTTGTTGAAGGGATTTCTGAAACTCATTTCAGTCCTGTTAAATCAAAAATATATCCAAATCCATCAAAAGATTTTATTACAATCGGATTTGATAATCCTAATGCAGAACCTTTTCAACTTGCAATTTACGATATTCACAGTAGGATACAACTTTATATTAATAACATTACTGAAAATAAAATCACTATAAATATACAACAATTTAAGCCTGGCATTTATATTTATAAGCTTACAAATTTGAAAGCTAAAAAAAGAAGTTGGGGTAAATTTATCACTTATAAATAA